A single genomic interval of Picosynechococcus sp. PCC 7003 harbors:
- a CDS encoding NYN domain-containing protein, translated as MKSQSPEALLLVDGYNVIGAWHELKTTRDRHGLEMARDELIEVLINYASHNCYRTKVVFDAHYQQTPSQEEEHTQFVSAYYTAFSETADTYIEKACAALRHDYNTPRRVIVVTSDQAQRHTVVGYGAEWMSSLKLQSAVAAANRRSQDHRKRQRHQRRGQLLNSLDPKTQQILRQLRHGL; from the coding sequence ATGAAGTCCCAATCCCCCGAAGCGCTACTCTTAGTGGATGGTTATAACGTCATTGGTGCGTGGCATGAGCTCAAGACAACCCGCGATCGCCATGGCCTTGAGATGGCCCGGGACGAATTAATCGAAGTTTTAATTAACTATGCCTCCCACAACTGCTACAGGACAAAAGTCGTTTTTGACGCCCACTACCAGCAGACCCCTAGCCAAGAAGAAGAACATACCCAATTTGTTTCGGCTTACTACACCGCTTTCTCGGAAACCGCTGATACTTACATCGAAAAAGCCTGCGCTGCTTTGCGGCACGATTATAATACGCCCCGACGGGTGATTGTGGTGACCTCTGACCAGGCCCAACGGCACACGGTGGTCGGTTATGGGGCCGAGTGGATGTCTTCTTTAAAGTTGCAATCGGCTGTGGCGGCGGCCAATCGACGCTCCCAGGATCACCGCAAACGCCAACGCCATCAACGACGGGGGCAATTATTAAATAGTCTTGATCCGAAAACCCAACAAATTTTACGTCAGTTGCGCCACGGACTCTAG
- a CDS encoding cytochrome c biogenesis protein, with protein MTVSDSSPNSPWHGFPRKIWRTGLKWIADLRVAIALLLLIAVFSILGTVIEQGSSLSFYQENYPEDPALLGFLSWKVLLAVGLDHVYTTWWYLVLLLAFGVSLIACTFRRQLPALKTAQNWNYYSQARQFNKLALSTELDHGSLQSLKPQLEKKRYKIFQDGEKLYARKGIVGRIGPIIVHIGMIVTLVGSIWGAFGGFMAQEMIPSGMNFKVNNVFKAGIFSQSDRPWSVNVNRFWIDYTPTGDIDQFYSDLSVVDEQGQELDRKTISVNHPLRYDGITFYQTSWAIGGVQVQLNNSPIFQLPAAQIPTDNGAKLWGSWVPIKPDLSAGVSILMQDLQGSAIVYNEQGELVGAVRVGDRLEVGDINMKLVDLVGSTGLQIKADPGVPVVYTGFLLVMVGVVMSYVSYSQVWALAAGDRFYLGGKTNRAQVAFERELLEIIDTLETPSPQATPENTLTSIDQ; from the coding sequence ATGACAGTTTCTGATTCTTCTCCTAATTCCCCATGGCACGGCTTCCCCCGCAAGATCTGGCGCACGGGTTTAAAGTGGATTGCGGATCTCCGGGTGGCGATCGCCCTGCTGCTGCTCATTGCGGTATTTAGTATTTTAGGAACGGTCATTGAACAGGGCAGTAGCCTCTCTTTCTACCAAGAAAACTATCCAGAAGATCCGGCGCTCCTGGGCTTTTTATCCTGGAAAGTGCTGCTGGCGGTAGGGCTTGACCATGTTTACACGACTTGGTGGTACTTGGTTTTACTCCTGGCCTTTGGGGTGAGTTTGATTGCCTGTACCTTTCGGCGGCAACTCCCGGCCCTGAAAACGGCCCAAAACTGGAACTACTACAGCCAAGCCCGGCAATTCAACAAATTAGCCCTGAGTACCGAATTAGATCATGGTTCGCTCCAAAGCCTAAAACCCCAGCTCGAAAAAAAGCGCTACAAAATTTTCCAGGATGGCGAAAAGCTCTACGCCCGGAAAGGAATTGTGGGACGCATTGGGCCAATTATTGTCCATATCGGCATGATCGTGACCTTGGTAGGGTCTATTTGGGGCGCCTTTGGGGGATTCATGGCCCAGGAAATGATTCCCAGCGGTATGAATTTTAAGGTTAATAATGTGTTTAAGGCGGGGATCTTTTCCCAGAGCGATCGCCCTTGGTCAGTGAATGTAAATCGCTTTTGGATCGACTACACCCCCACGGGCGACATTGATCAATTTTATTCGGATCTCTCGGTGGTCGATGAGCAGGGCCAGGAGCTTGATCGCAAAACAATTTCTGTGAACCACCCCCTCCGCTACGACGGCATTACTTTTTATCAAACCAGTTGGGCCATTGGCGGCGTCCAGGTGCAACTGAACAATAGCCCGATTTTTCAATTACCCGCGGCCCAAATCCCCACAGATAATGGGGCGAAACTCTGGGGCAGTTGGGTACCCATTAAGCCAGATCTCAGCGCTGGGGTCTCGATTTTGATGCAGGATCTCCAGGGTAGCGCCATTGTTTATAACGAACAGGGAGAACTGGTCGGGGCTGTCCGGGTTGGCGATCGCCTAGAGGTGGGGGACATTAACATGAAATTAGTCGATCTTGTCGGTAGCACCGGACTCCAGATCAAGGCCGATCCCGGTGTCCCCGTGGTTTATACAGGCTTTTTGTTGGTGATGGTTGGGGTGGTGATGAGCTACGTTTCCTATTCCCAAGTGTGGGCCCTCGCCGCTGGCGATCGCTTTTATCTGGGCGGGAAAACTAACCGCGCCCAGGTAGCCTTTGAGCGGGAACTCCTAGAAATTATTGACACCCTCGAAACACCATCTCCTCAAGCAACCCCAGAAAATACCTTGACTTCAATTGACCAGTAA
- the crtE gene encoding geranylgeranyl pyrophosphate/diphosphate synthase/geranyltranstransferaseCrtE yields the protein MVVADAHTQGFSLAQYLQEQKTIVEAALDQSLVVTEPVTIYEAMRYSLLAGGKRLRPILCLAACEMLGGTVAMAMNTACALEMIHTMSLIHDDLPAMDNDDLRRGKPTNHKIYGEDIAILAGDALLSYAFEYVARTPDVPAERLLQVIMRLGQAVGSEGLVGGQVVDLESEGKTDVSVETLNFIHTHKTGALLEVCVTAGAILAGAKPKEVQLLSRYAQNIGLAFQIVDDILDITATAEELGKTAGKDLEAQKVTYPSLWGLEKSQAEARKLVEEAIASLDPYGEKANPLKALAEYIVNRKN from the coding sequence ATGGTAGTTGCAGACGCTCACACCCAGGGCTTTTCCCTCGCGCAATATCTCCAAGAACAAAAGACCATCGTCGAAGCCGCCCTTGACCAATCCCTAGTTGTCACTGAGCCTGTCACCATCTACGAAGCGATGCGTTATTCTCTCCTGGCTGGAGGGAAACGGTTACGCCCGATCCTTTGTCTTGCCGCCTGTGAAATGTTAGGGGGCACCGTCGCCATGGCGATGAATACGGCCTGCGCCCTAGAGATGATCCACACCATGTCTTTGATCCATGATGATCTACCTGCCATGGACAATGATGACCTCCGCCGGGGCAAACCCACGAACCACAAAATTTATGGGGAAGATATTGCGATTTTGGCGGGGGATGCCCTGCTGTCCTATGCCTTTGAGTATGTGGCCCGCACCCCGGATGTTCCGGCGGAACGTCTGTTGCAAGTGATCATGCGCCTCGGCCAAGCAGTCGGATCAGAAGGCCTCGTCGGTGGCCAGGTGGTGGATCTCGAATCGGAAGGAAAAACTGATGTTTCCGTAGAAACCTTGAATTTTATCCATACCCATAAAACGGGGGCATTGCTGGAAGTTTGCGTCACAGCAGGGGCAATTTTGGCCGGGGCGAAACCCAAAGAGGTGCAATTACTCTCCCGCTATGCGCAAAATATTGGTCTGGCCTTCCAGATTGTGGACGATATTCTCGATATCACCGCAACCGCTGAAGAATTGGGTAAAACGGCGGGCAAAGACCTCGAAGCCCAGAAGGTGACCTATCCGAGCCTGTGGGGTCTGGAAAAGTCCCAGGCCGAGGCCCGCAAGCTGGTGGAAGAGGCGATCGCCTCCCTCGATCCCTATGGTGAAAAGGCCAATCCCCTCAAAGCCCTGGCGGAATATATCGTTAACCGTAAAAACTAA
- a CDS encoding serine/threonine protein kinase, which produces MAQPLLQVFCDRLEQELRPHLDLISEHPHHPVIVHHCPSPWYCVGTGNYAAVVAHPDFPAWVVKVYAPHREGFAAEAEVYRRLGIHPAFSECYYAKNGLLVLRRLHGTTLYDCAHRGIPIPKQVIEDIDQALDYVYAQGLNPHDVHGKNVMLGVDGRGLVVDISDFLKPEPCYAWKDLKRAYYCLYRPLIAGLKLKIPYAFLDQIRTVYRVYRRVGDRLFLKP; this is translated from the coding sequence ATGGCTCAACCCCTACTCCAAGTTTTTTGCGATCGCCTCGAACAGGAACTCCGGCCCCACCTCGATCTCATCAGCGAGCATCCCCACCATCCTGTGATCGTGCACCATTGTCCCAGCCCTTGGTATTGCGTGGGCACAGGGAACTATGCTGCGGTTGTCGCCCACCCTGATTTTCCGGCGTGGGTGGTAAAAGTCTATGCGCCTCACCGGGAGGGATTTGCCGCTGAAGCAGAAGTTTATCGCCGCCTGGGGATACATCCTGCGTTCTCGGAATGCTACTACGCCAAAAATGGCCTTTTAGTGCTGCGGCGTTTGCATGGCACGACCCTTTATGACTGCGCCCATCGGGGTATTCCGATTCCAAAACAAGTCATCGAAGATATCGACCAAGCTTTGGATTATGTGTATGCCCAGGGCCTCAATCCCCACGATGTCCACGGGAAAAATGTGATGCTGGGGGTCGATGGTCGGGGGCTTGTGGTGGATATTTCAGACTTCCTCAAACCAGAACCCTGCTATGCCTGGAAAGATCTTAAACGGGCCTACTATTGCCTTTATCGACCCCTGATCGCCGGCCTAAAACTGAAAATTCCCTATGCTTTTTTAGATCAAATCCGCACGGTCTATCGCGTTTACCGTCGGGTTGGCGATCGCCTTTTTTTGAAACCTTGA
- a CDS encoding LCCL domain-containing protein, which translates to MMQSTTYLFGAIALAISLGACNQNSTTTPESNATGGGISSSEAAPETPESPPTLQFTALEWDASPVSLELQDQVGQTFEFSCPPGDASQTIWGTGVYTSDSSICTAAVHAGLFSAEIGGNLTLEILAGQDLYTGSQQNEVTSSDYGAWDGSFRFPEASGNAATTPNIQWDSTPGSFGIAENVGDRYSFNCPANGELGASVWGTDTYTNDSAICVAAVHAGKIDPTTGGLITIEIAPGQNSYTGGDRNGVVTADYGSWGGSFIFVDE; encoded by the coding sequence ATGATGCAATCTACGACTTATCTTTTCGGGGCGATCGCTCTAGCTATTTCCCTGGGAGCCTGTAACCAAAACAGCACCACTACCCCAGAATCAAACGCCACTGGGGGAGGTATTTCTAGCTCAGAAGCCGCACCGGAAACCCCGGAATCACCTCCTACTCTCCAATTTACTGCCCTGGAATGGGACGCAAGCCCCGTTAGCCTCGAACTTCAAGACCAGGTGGGACAGACCTTTGAGTTTTCCTGTCCGCCGGGGGATGCCAGCCAAACCATCTGGGGGACAGGTGTTTACACTAGCGATTCATCTATTTGTACCGCCGCCGTCCATGCGGGCCTGTTTTCCGCAGAGATCGGGGGGAATTTAACCTTAGAAATCCTTGCAGGTCAGGACCTCTACACCGGTAGTCAACAAAATGAAGTGACCAGTAGTGATTATGGTGCTTGGGATGGGAGTTTTCGTTTTCCTGAAGCCAGTGGCAACGCTGCAACAACGCCAAATATTCAGTGGGATTCGACCCCAGGTTCCTTTGGAATCGCTGAAAATGTTGGCGATCGCTACAGCTTCAATTGTCCAGCCAACGGTGAACTGGGAGCCTCAGTCTGGGGGACAGATACTTATACGAACGATTCCGCGATCTGTGTAGCAGCCGTACACGCCGGGAAAATTGACCCGACCACAGGTGGCCTAATCACCATTGAAATTGCCCCTGGTCAGAACAGCTATACCGGCGGCGATCGCAATGGCGTGGTGACGGCTGACTATGGCTCCTGGGGTGGCAGCTTTATCTTTGTGGACGAATAA
- a CDS encoding GNAT family N-acetyltransferase, which translates to MIDRPLLLKFLHRSYQELYPETGFDHLRTTLNHYFTVDTPLWWIRTETEQVVGCLWLGNSVDQISGDRHSHIFLLYVMPEYRRRGLGSALMATAERYAKTKGDRQITLQVFTNNQTAQSFYQTLTYQPHAILMRKILP; encoded by the coding sequence ATGATCGACCGACCGTTGTTGTTGAAGTTTTTGCACCGCAGTTACCAGGAACTTTATCCGGAAACGGGCTTTGATCACCTCCGTACAACCTTGAACCATTACTTCACGGTGGATACGCCCCTCTGGTGGATACGCACGGAAACGGAACAGGTGGTGGGTTGTCTCTGGCTGGGCAATAGTGTTGATCAAATTAGCGGCGATCGCCACAGTCATATTTTTCTGTTGTACGTAATGCCGGAGTATCGTCGTCGGGGTCTGGGTTCGGCGCTCATGGCCACCGCAGAACGCTATGCAAAAACCAAAGGCGATCGCCAAATCACCCTCCAGGTTTTTACCAATAACCAAACGGCCCAAAGCTTTTACCAAACCCTCACCTACCAGCCCCATGCAATTTTGATGCGAAAAATCCTCCCCTAA
- a CDS encoding DUF445 domain-containing protein: MNFWTLLLPPVAGTVIGYFTNDIAINMLFRPYKAIYIGDRRLPFTPGLIPANQDRLARNISRIIMGSLLTPEEIQKLAQKLLQTERIEAAIRWLLQLAFAQIQGEQEQKTAGILAAILRDLASESLPRLIKVWSREDTFLEAQVYQIFDQLLLDFKLTEAQARQLTDWLLRTVLTPDILRQATIDFLTDKNIEIIDTSLREKTSGTYWVVANLFGVKNSLTRLRAFCLEEREIANARLQELILTLEIRLKLRLWLQGLSLQNLPVSTVRQLRKSFHQTIRQYFQDKGAGLMEYIGDSVDWDNLSVVILRRLQASQVLDNSLGVVSQELSLLLDRYLEKDLEKIISQVIPILAIDQVIIERVNNTSPRELERAIQGIVKNELQAIVNLGGVLGFLVGIAQSVILLVN, from the coding sequence TTGAATTTTTGGACGTTACTGTTGCCCCCCGTCGCTGGCACTGTGATTGGGTATTTCACCAATGACATTGCGATCAATATGCTGTTTCGTCCCTACAAGGCTATCTACATTGGCGATCGCCGTTTACCCTTCACCCCAGGCCTGATCCCCGCCAACCAAGACCGCCTTGCCCGCAACATTTCCCGGATTATTATGGGGTCGCTGCTCACCCCCGAAGAAATCCAAAAGCTCGCCCAAAAACTGCTTCAAACCGAGCGCATCGAAGCCGCGATCCGGTGGCTGTTACAATTGGCCTTTGCGCAAATCCAAGGGGAACAGGAGCAAAAAACCGCCGGAATTTTGGCCGCAATTCTGCGAGATCTCGCCAGCGAATCTTTGCCCCGACTGATTAAGGTTTGGTCTCGGGAAGATACCTTTTTAGAGGCCCAGGTTTACCAAATTTTCGATCAACTGCTGCTGGATTTTAAGCTCACAGAAGCCCAAGCCCGCCAGCTCACCGATTGGCTGTTGCGTACCGTTTTAACCCCCGATATTCTCCGTCAAGCGACCATTGATTTTCTCACCGACAAAAATATTGAAATTATCGACACCAGCCTCCGGGAAAAAACCAGCGGCACCTATTGGGTCGTCGCGAATCTATTTGGTGTTAAAAATAGCTTGACCCGCCTCCGGGCTTTCTGTTTAGAAGAACGAGAAATTGCCAACGCCCGTCTCCAAGAGTTAATCCTTACCCTCGAAATTCGTTTAAAATTGCGCCTCTGGCTCCAGGGTTTGTCCCTTCAAAATCTGCCTGTGTCTACGGTGCGGCAGCTCCGCAAAAGTTTTCACCAAACAATCCGTCAGTATTTCCAGGATAAAGGGGCGGGCTTGATGGAATACATTGGTGACTCGGTGGATTGGGACAATTTGTCGGTGGTAATTTTACGGCGGCTCCAAGCTTCCCAGGTCTTAGATAATTCCCTGGGTGTTGTGAGCCAAGAATTGTCTTTACTTTTGGATCGCTATTTAGAAAAAGACCTCGAAAAAATTATTAGTCAGGTGATTCCGATTCTTGCCATTGATCAAGTGATCATTGAACGGGTCAATAACACCAGCCCCAGGGAACTAGAACGCGCCATCCAGGGCATTGTCAAAAATGAACTCCAAGCCATCGTTAATTTAGGGGGAGTGTTGGGCTTCCTCGTTGGGATCGCCCAATCGGTCATCTTACTGGTCAATTGA
- a CDS encoding TrkA family potassium uptake protein, whose product MQPKIIVCGLGRTGYKIFRLLQNQGAEVIGISDRPSHQRAAGIIVGDPRQGQLLVRAGIHSAQTLVLASNDDALNLAVLTQARVLNPNIRIVNRIYNQALGDRLDQTLPDHVTMSVSALAAPIFAFAALGNKAIGQLHLYEKTWPIYEEVITADHPWLGQPLSALWENPERMFIHYLPAQGEMDLVSAVVADQSLQVGDHLILGTPPQVKSQRHSLWQKFRKAIANLRQYQHHVRPMTLVTMALLVTICIATFTYVCVNFNLSLVDALYFSVGMITGAGGKEEVAELAPDWVKVFTAVMMVVGAGVVGICYALINDFILGSRIRQFWDATKIPHQNHYVICGLGGMGMAIARQLHHQGYDVVVLETDHNNRFLRSARALGVPVILADASVTNSLRDARIAKATALIAATSQDMTNVEIALSAKAIAPKVNVIVRIQDTNFAQSAQEVFSFDLVLSPTELATHSFAAAALGGRILGNGMTDDLLWIALATLITPNHPFCGQRVQDAAIAQNFVPLYLESQGEAVHGWPLLQRQLQPQDVLYITIAANGLQKLWRKEPSNPEVAFNPFPSSQGTEAFVP is encoded by the coding sequence ATGCAACCAAAAATTATTGTCTGTGGTTTAGGACGAACGGGATATAAGATTTTTCGTTTACTCCAAAATCAAGGGGCTGAGGTGATCGGCATTAGTGATCGCCCCAGTCATCAACGCGCAGCGGGCATTATTGTGGGAGACCCCAGGCAGGGGCAACTCCTCGTGCGGGCGGGAATACACTCGGCCCAAACCCTCGTCCTCGCCAGTAATGATGATGCCCTCAACCTCGCGGTCTTGACCCAGGCCCGGGTGCTGAATCCAAATATTCGCATTGTTAATCGTATTTATAATCAAGCCCTGGGCGATCGCCTCGATCAAACCCTGCCGGATCATGTGACCATGAGTGTTTCGGCCCTGGCTGCTCCTATTTTTGCCTTTGCCGCCCTAGGCAATAAGGCCATTGGCCAACTGCATCTCTACGAAAAAACCTGGCCGATTTATGAAGAAGTGATCACCGCGGATCATCCCTGGCTGGGCCAGCCCCTCAGCGCCCTTTGGGAAAATCCGGAGCGGATGTTTATTCATTATCTGCCGGCCCAGGGGGAAATGGATCTGGTGTCGGCGGTGGTGGCCGACCAAAGCCTCCAGGTGGGGGATCACTTAATCCTAGGAACGCCGCCCCAGGTCAAAAGTCAACGCCATTCCCTCTGGCAAAAATTTCGCAAGGCGATCGCCAATCTGCGGCAGTACCAACACCATGTACGACCCATGACCCTCGTGACGATGGCGTTGTTGGTGACCATCTGCATTGCCACCTTTACCTATGTTTGTGTGAATTTTAATTTGTCCCTGGTGGATGCCCTCTATTTTTCGGTGGGGATGATCACCGGGGCCGGGGGTAAAGAAGAAGTTGCGGAACTCGCCCCCGATTGGGTCAAGGTTTTTACGGCGGTGATGATGGTGGTCGGCGCTGGGGTCGTGGGGATCTGCTACGCCTTAATTAATGATTTCATTCTGGGGAGCCGAATCCGTCAGTTTTGGGATGCAACGAAAATCCCCCACCAAAACCATTATGTGATCTGTGGCCTAGGGGGCATGGGTATGGCGATCGCCCGCCAACTCCACCACCAAGGTTATGACGTCGTGGTTCTTGAAACTGACCACAACAACCGCTTTTTGCGGTCGGCTAGGGCCTTGGGGGTTCCGGTCATTCTCGCCGATGCTAGCGTGACCAACAGTTTACGGGATGCGCGGATTGCCAAAGCAACGGCCCTCATTGCTGCCACTAGCCAAGACATGACCAACGTTGAAATTGCCCTGAGTGCCAAGGCGATCGCCCCCAAGGTCAATGTGATCGTCCGGATTCAGGATACCAATTTCGCCCAGTCGGCCCAGGAAGTCTTTTCCTTTGATCTGGTGCTTTCCCCGACGGAGTTGGCGACCCATTCTTTTGCGGCAGCGGCTCTGGGGGGACGCATTCTTGGCAATGGCATGACCGATGATTTGTTGTGGATTGCCCTTGCAACTCTGATTACCCCAAACCATCCTTTTTGTGGACAGCGAGTCCAGGATGCGGCGATCGCCCAAAATTTTGTGCCCCTCTACCTCGAATCCCAAGGGGAAGCGGTTCACGGTTGGCCCCTCCTGCAACGGCAACTGCAGCCCCAGGATGTGCTCTACATCACCATCGCCGCCAATGGCCTCCAAAAGCTGTGGCGCAAGGAACCCAGCAATCCAGAAGTGGCCTTTAACCCCTTCCCGTCCTCCCAAGGAACCGAAGCCTTTGTGCCCTAA
- a CDS encoding folate-binding protein YgfZ gives MTIAMTPLLQYHQHQGFPLTASGEAVVTFENDADISQDFSNGCLLYDQSHWGLLNFTGADRQRYLHNQSTNQIQQLQPGQSCDTVLVNSTARTIDLTTVHILDDALWVQVSPQKKTFLLEWFDRFLFPMDKVEISDLSGQFNILSLMGSQAKDILEKLTETTLVDFPAGGHQQITIQGQKILCATGNSLKVPGYTLYVPAEAGVEVWQNLMALGVTPCGETAWEKLRIHQGRPAPDQELTEDYNPLEAGLWDCISFDKGCYIGQETIARLNTYKGVKQRLFGIQLAAPVEVPCKIFVGEERAGVITSVDPDDAFALGYIRTKVGGEGLEVTTGEVTGKVVAVPYVTHAYPEP, from the coding sequence ATGACCATTGCCATGACCCCCCTTTTGCAATACCACCAGCACCAAGGTTTTCCTTTAACCGCTTCCGGTGAGGCTGTTGTCACCTTTGAGAACGACGCCGACATTTCCCAAGATTTTAGCAATGGCTGTCTGCTCTATGACCAAAGCCATTGGGGTCTCCTCAACTTTACAGGCGCTGACCGTCAACGCTACCTCCACAATCAAAGCACCAATCAAATCCAGCAGCTTCAACCCGGCCAAAGCTGCGACACTGTGCTAGTCAATTCCACCGCCCGCACCATCGATCTCACCACGGTACATATTCTGGATGATGCCCTTTGGGTACAGGTTTCGCCCCAGAAAAAAACTTTTCTCCTGGAGTGGTTTGATCGGTTTCTCTTTCCGATGGACAAAGTAGAAATCAGTGATCTCTCTGGCCAGTTTAATATTCTGTCTTTGATGGGTTCCCAGGCAAAAGACATTCTTGAAAAACTGACCGAAACAACTTTAGTTGACTTTCCGGCGGGGGGACACCAACAAATTACAATCCAGGGTCAAAAAATCCTTTGTGCAACGGGGAACAGTTTAAAAGTACCGGGCTATACCCTGTATGTGCCTGCCGAAGCGGGTGTTGAAGTGTGGCAAAATCTCATGGCTCTGGGGGTGACTCCCTGCGGTGAAACAGCCTGGGAAAAATTGCGCATCCACCAGGGTCGGCCCGCCCCGGATCAGGAACTCACCGAAGACTATAATCCCCTGGAAGCAGGCCTTTGGGATTGCATTTCCTTTGATAAGGGCTGCTACATTGGCCAGGAAACCATCGCCCGCCTCAATACCTACAAAGGCGTTAAACAGCGGCTCTTCGGTATCCAACTTGCTGCTCCTGTAGAAGTCCCTTGCAAAATTTTTGTCGGGGAAGAACGGGCCGGCGTAATCACCAGTGTTGATCCGGATGATGCCTTTGCCCTTGGTTATATCCGTACCAAAGTCGGTGGAGAAGGATTAGAAGTCACAACAGGGGAAGTGACCGGAAAGGTTGTCGCTGTTCCCTATGTGACCCACGCTTACCCCGAACCCTAA
- a CDS encoding cytochrome c biogenesis protein CcdA, with amino-acid sequence MWENFSLQLYHLQQFSDSLVNEQLSHWSVLSIFLVFGAGLLTSLTPCTLSMLPITIGYIGGTQDQQGNNRLQTFLQSLWFCFGLATTLAGLGIMAAGFGQIYGQIGIGLPIIVSAIAILMGLNLLEIVPLRFPSLGATDWIKQDFPKALRAYLVGLTFGLVASPCSTPVLATLLAWVSTTQNLALGAALLLAYTLGYVVPVLIAGIFTASLKRLLSLRQWSGWINPVSGALLLGFGLFSLLIRLPIGLA; translated from the coding sequence ATGTGGGAAAATTTCAGTCTGCAACTGTATCACCTCCAACAATTTAGTGACAGCCTGGTCAATGAGCAACTCAGCCATTGGAGTGTGTTGAGCATTTTTCTCGTGTTTGGGGCGGGCCTCCTCACTAGCTTGACTCCCTGCACCCTCTCCATGTTGCCCATCACCATTGGTTACATCGGCGGCACTCAGGATCAACAAGGCAATAATCGCCTCCAAACCTTTTTGCAATCCCTGTGGTTTTGTTTTGGGCTAGCGACGACCCTGGCGGGCCTGGGGATTATGGCGGCAGGTTTCGGCCAGATCTACGGTCAGATTGGCATTGGCTTACCGATCATTGTCAGTGCGATCGCCATTTTGATGGGGTTAAATTTGCTCGAAATTGTTCCCCTGCGTTTTCCTTCCCTGGGAGCAACGGACTGGATCAAACAGGATTTCCCAAAAGCGCTACGGGCCTATCTCGTGGGCTTAACCTTTGGTTTGGTGGCCTCCCCCTGTAGTACCCCGGTGCTGGCAACCCTCTTGGCTTGGGTCAGTACCACCCAAAACCTGGCGTTGGGGGCGGCGCTGCTCCTTGCCTATACCCTTGGTTATGTGGTGCCTGTTTTAATTGCCGGGATTTTTACCGCTTCCCTGAAGCGCTTGCTGTCCCTGCGGCAATGGTCGGGCTGGATTAACCCCGTGAGTGGAGCCTTACTCCTGGGATTTGGGCTGTTTTCGCTCCTCATTCGTCTGCCCATTGGCCTCGCCTAG
- a CDS encoding divergent PAP2 family protein — MDNFSAVFQNHILIVALVACITAQLLKIPIDLIRYKKTSLRSLFSAGGMPSAHSALVGALATGVGQAKGWDSSEFAIACLFAVIVMYDAAGVRQAAGKQARILNQIIDDMFQEKEFSEERLKELLGHTPVQVFVGLSLGIVIAFFANSQLV, encoded by the coding sequence ATGGATAATTTCAGCGCAGTTTTCCAAAATCACATCCTGATCGTGGCATTAGTGGCCTGCATTACGGCACAGTTGCTCAAAATTCCCATTGATTTGATTCGCTATAAAAAAACCAGTCTCCGTTCTCTTTTTAGCGCCGGGGGAATGCCCAGTGCCCACTCTGCCTTGGTGGGGGCCTTGGCGACAGGGGTGGGTCAAGCGAAGGGATGGGATAGTTCTGAGTTTGCGATCGCCTGTTTGTTTGCGGTGATTGTGATGTACGATGCCGCCGGGGTGCGCCAAGCTGCGGGTAAGCAGGCGCGCATTCTCAACCAAATTATTGACGATATGTTCCAGGAAAAAGAGTTCAGCGAAGAACGGCTCAAGGAATTACTTGGTCACACACCAGTGCAAGTGTTTGTGGGGCTTTCCCTGGGCATTGTGATTGCCTTTTTCGCCAATAGCCAACTCGTCTAG